In one bacterium genomic region, the following are encoded:
- a CDS encoding HlyD family efflux transporter periplasmic adaptor subunit: MKEKLKNITQKIKQRHPPTLTLLSVLVLSIIVTIFMLFPLVNKAEVTKADSTETTTPYNPLNDTSIVGIVGTDDNNKLNNSWPGEIISSEVSQIQPQREGVIIDWKVRIGDTVSVGKILGKISAAPATPELIKMLAEQAEAANRSKAQASIADEFSSKEKKRLDALKNALSGNNTSSSDLSFMALDGMRKKVVSKKNTVRSFIERTLSNHVSVLTNFTDWRYLRFGGLNPQYGIYSPNIQSAYETALLKLADKLKNSTDLPIEDAENYFSLVVQLANNSGNFAGDSAVNEFKLSAIEDGKEFLDTLSDYRMTQAELDDKETEYKIMVNEGGSAIEKERLMAHAEADAAEVAYNTVAREINGGSYIISPRAGTVSAIYRKVGDLVDPTMPIAVISGFNDSNLIVRMNIPNNIVKPKKGDEISVVRPGFPRDVYKAKILGVGTTLNESGSYMADAVLIDKVNWPAGASVRVIAPENSSTPIIKLSSILWNEAGLPYMLGVSEGGRIFIKKITIGRTLGASVEIYSGIKNSDHYLINPTPDIKEDMLLEDILPKESNMDPSNKKDKEESMGGMEM, from the coding sequence ATGAAAGAAAAATTAAAAAATATTACACAGAAAATAAAACAACGCCATCCACCCACACTTACGTTATTATCGGTTTTGGTCTTATCTATTATCGTAACTATTTTTATGCTTTTTCCCCTTGTAAACAAAGCAGAAGTAACTAAGGCAGACAGTACAGAAACAACCACTCCATATAACCCTTTAAATGATACCTCTATTGTTGGAATAGTGGGGACAGATGATAACAATAAATTAAATAATTCTTGGCCTGGAGAAATTATTTCTTCGGAAGTATCACAAATACAACCCCAACGGGAAGGTGTAATTATTGATTGGAAAGTACGTATTGGAGATACTGTTTCAGTTGGAAAAATCTTAGGAAAAATATCTGCTGCGCCAGCCACGCCCGAGCTGATTAAAATGCTGGCTGAACAAGCCGAAGCGGCTAATCGATCTAAGGCGCAAGCAAGTATAGCCGATGAATTTTCATCCAAAGAGAAAAAACGTCTTGATGCCTTAAAAAATGCTCTTAGCGGCAACAATACTTCAAGTTCTGATCTTTCTTTTATGGCGCTTGATGGTATGCGTAAAAAAGTAGTATCTAAAAAAAACACTGTCCGATCTTTTATAGAAAGAACACTTTCAAATCATGTTAGTGTTTTAACCAATTTTACCGATTGGCGATATCTCCGTTTTGGTGGACTAAATCCACAATATGGAATTTATAGCCCAAATATCCAAAGCGCTTATGAAACTGCACTTCTTAAATTAGCCGATAAATTAAAAAATTCTACCGATTTACCCATAGAAGATGCGGAAAATTATTTTTCACTTGTAGTACAGCTTGCAAATAATTCTGGAAATTTTGCAGGAGATTCAGCTGTAAACGAATTTAAACTATCTGCTATTGAAGATGGAAAAGAATTTTTAGATACGCTTTCCGATTACAGAATGACTCAAGCCGAACTAGATGACAAAGAAACTGAATATAAAATTATGGTGAATGAAGGAGGGTCGGCGATTGAAAAAGAGAGGCTAATGGCGCATGCAGAAGCAGATGCGGCAGAGGTAGCGTACAACACAGTGGCCAGAGAAATTAACGGCGGATCATACATTATATCTCCGCGGGCAGGTACTGTATCGGCAATTTATAGAAAAGTTGGCGATCTTGTTGACCCTACCATGCCGATTGCCGTTATTTCTGGGTTCAATGATAGCAATCTTATTGTAAGAATGAATATTCCAAACAATATTGTTAAACCTAAAAAGGGAGATGAAATTTCAGTCGTTCGCCCTGGATTTCCAAGAGATGTATATAAAGCCAAAATACTTGGCGTTGGTACTACCCTTAACGAATCAGGTTCATATATGGCTGATGCCGTCCTTATCGATAAAGTTAATTGGCCAGCCGGAGCCTCGGTGCGCGTTATTGCTCCAGAAAATTCAAGTACTCCTATTATTAAGCTTTCCTCAATTTTGTGGAATGAAGCAGGCCTGCCTTATATGTTGGGGGTATCTGAAGGAGGCAGGATATTCATTAAAAAGATAACTATTGGCCGTACTCTGGGTGCATCGGTAGAGATATATAGCGGAATTAAAAATAGTGATCACTATCTAATAAACCCAACACCCGATATTAAAGAAGATATGTTGCTCGAAGACATATTGCCCAAAGAGAGCAATATGGATCCTTCTAATAAAAAAGACAAAGAAGAATCAATGGGCGGAATGGAAATGTAA
- a CDS encoding ATP-binding cassette domain-containing protein — protein MARDEVILRFDEVSFEHSYGKRLLDEATFSVRRGAKITLMGQNGAGKSTIFGLITGTYKAESGSVIISPNLSIAIARQVISRNELDLTVTEFFAKAFPKKVYDIDPKIDAVLEAVNLTAKHDKVIKTFSGGQQARLLLAFALIQNPDLLLLDEPTNNLDKQGIEHLTKFLIEYQKTCIVISHDADFLNSFTEGVLYLDLHTQKLEWYVGNYNDALKDITARIEKENRKNAQLAKQIQENKDKSNFFANKGGQLRLLAKRMREKAAEMEDEMVDVRKEDKTIRPFTIPNQTDFVGEALAITSLGIIINHKVVEKKVEISLKKKTHLLLKGPNGIGKSTLLECLASGKAKGAKIASGVKVGYYRQDFSTLNFNDTVYESLSAVTTHETSQEELRSIAAGFLITREHMHSKIGTLSEGQKGLVAFARLVLERPGLLILDEPTNHINFRHLPIIAKALNDYEGAMVLVSHVPEFVAQIRIDEVLDLER, from the coding sequence ATGGCTCGAGACGAAGTAATACTAAGGTTCGACGAGGTTTCGTTCGAACATTCCTATGGTAAGCGCCTTCTAGACGAGGCGACTTTTTCGGTGCGTCGTGGAGCCAAAATAACGCTAATGGGTCAAAACGGCGCAGGTAAAAGCACAATCTTCGGTTTAATTACTGGCACATATAAAGCCGAAAGTGGCAGTGTAATAATTTCGCCTAATCTTTCTATTGCTATCGCACGCCAAGTTATTTCTAGAAACGAACTCGATTTAACCGTAACCGAATTTTTTGCCAAAGCTTTCCCAAAAAAAGTTTACGACATCGACCCAAAAATAGATGCAGTTTTAGAAGCAGTTAACCTTACGGCAAAACACGATAAAGTTATAAAAACATTCTCTGGTGGTCAGCAAGCTAGGCTTCTTTTGGCTTTTGCCCTTATTCAAAATCCAGATCTTTTACTTTTAGACGAACCTACCAACAATTTAGACAAACAAGGTATTGAACATTTAACAAAATTTTTAATTGAATATCAAAAAACCTGTATTGTTATTTCGCACGATGCCGATTTTTTAAATTCGTTTACCGAAGGTGTTTTATACTTAGATCTTCATACCCAAAAATTAGAATGGTATGTGGGTAACTACAACGATGCTTTAAAAGATATTACTGCCCGCATAGAAAAAGAAAACCGAAAAAATGCACAGTTAGCCAAACAGATTCAAGAAAACAAAGACAAATCTAACTTCTTTGCCAACAAAGGTGGCCAATTACGTTTGTTAGCCAAACGTATGCGCGAAAAAGCTGCCGAAATGGAAGACGAAATGGTAGATGTGCGTAAAGAAGATAAAACCATTAGGCCTTTTACTATTCCTAACCAAACCGATTTTGTGGGCGAAGCGCTTGCCATAACTTCGCTTGGTATAATAATTAATCATAAAGTTGTAGAGAAAAAAGTAGAAATTTCTTTAAAAAAGAAAACGCATCTGCTTTTAAAAGGGCCAAACGGAATTGGTAAAAGTACGTTACTAGAATGTTTAGCTTCGGGTAAAGCCAAAGGCGCTAAAATTGCGAGTGGTGTAAAAGTAGGCTACTACCGCCAAGATTTTTCTACACTTAATTTTAACGATACAGTTTACGAATCTCTTTCTGCTGTTACCACACACGAAACCAGCCAAGAGGAACTTCGTTCTATTGCGGCCGGTTTTTTAATTACTCGCGAACATATGCACAGTAAAATTGGAACACTATCCGAAGGGCAAAAAGGTTTAGTGGCATTTGCCCGTTTGGTTTTAGAACGCCCAGGCTTACTTATATTAGACGAACCTACCAACCACATAAACTTTAGGCATTTACCCATAATTGCTAAAGCCCTTAATGATTACGAAGGCGCGATGGTTTTAGTTAGTCACGTTCCAGAATTTGTGGCGCAGATACGCATAGACGAAGTTCTGGATTTAGAACGATAA
- a CDS encoding peptidoglycan bridge formation glycyltransferase FemA/FemB family protein — MLNSEIKIKPITDDEKEIWNSFVIKNYPPIGSFMLSWEWGSFQTALGRKTERFKITSGENIVGFFTLIYCNLPLKQSYGYIPRGPALDLNFFNTNEKIGDLFKSLQVWVKENFPQFIFVRFEPPIKERFKIKGLAVSFPEYYIQPRRNLAINLNKTEEEILTEFHPSNRANVRKAERKNVTVETKESLNTEELNQFFNLAKDTSYRNNSKHIFPDMSYFETIQKIALSVKKAKKNDLSICFFVGKHEGRVGAINMVLFFGGTATYLFGASATLELPSKITTYLHWYGIKESKKMGFKYYDLGGIDEKLWASLTTFKRRFKGEEFEYIGNVDIIIKPLFYKLFNLARKIKKSI, encoded by the coding sequence ATGTTAAATAGCGAAATTAAAATTAAACCTATAACTGACGACGAAAAAGAAATTTGGAATAGTTTTGTTATAAAAAATTACCCCCCCATAGGTAGTTTTATGCTTTCGTGGGAGTGGGGTAGCTTTCAAACCGCACTGGGGCGAAAAACCGAGCGTTTTAAAATAACTTCGGGTGAAAATATTGTTGGTTTTTTTACTTTGATTTATTGCAATTTACCCTTAAAACAATCTTATGGTTATATTCCGCGCGGTCCAGCGCTTGATTTAAATTTTTTTAATACAAACGAAAAAATAGGCGACCTTTTTAAATCTTTACAGGTGTGGGTTAAAGAAAATTTCCCGCAATTTATTTTTGTAAGATTCGAACCGCCCATAAAGGAGAGATTTAAAATAAAGGGTCTAGCAGTTTCTTTTCCAGAATACTATATTCAGCCTCGCCGCAATTTGGCTATTAACTTAAATAAAACCGAAGAAGAGATTTTAACCGAATTCCATCCCTCTAATAGGGCTAACGTTAGAAAAGCCGAAAGAAAGAACGTAACCGTAGAAACAAAAGAATCTTTAAATACAGAGGAATTAAACCAGTTTTTTAATTTAGCTAAAGATACAAGCTACAGAAACAACAGCAAGCATATTTTTCCTGATATGAGTTATTTTGAAACTATACAAAAAATTGCGCTTAGTGTTAAAAAAGCCAAAAAGAATGATCTATCAATTTGTTTTTTTGTGGGTAAACACGAGGGTAGGGTGGGAGCCATAAATATGGTTTTATTTTTTGGCGGAACGGCAACTTATTTGTTTGGCGCTTCGGCAACTTTAGAACTTCCTTCAAAAATAACTACGTATTTGCATTGGTACGGCATTAAGGAATCTAAAAAAATGGGTTTTAAGTATTACGATCTGGGCGGTATAGATGAAAAGCTGTGGGCTTCGCTAACTACGTTTAAAAGGCGTTTTAAAGGTGAAGAATTTGAATACATCGGCAATGTAGACATAATTATAAAACCTTTATTTTACAAACTGTTTAATTTAGCCAGAAAAATTAAGAAATCAATATAA
- a CDS encoding aminoacetone oxidase family FAD-binding enzyme has product MKSNEPIDVVVIGGGPAGMMAAGRAAEKDKSVLLLEKNQTLGKKLLITGGGRCNVTNNKPNIREILAKYKESDKFLFSAFSQFGVTETIVFFGKKGMQMKEENEGRMFPVSNKAETVLNVLVKYIKNAGVKVKTNSAVTKISFDQNLKQFSITLADKSIIHAHKCIVATGGTSRPETGSTGEGFKWLKDLGHTVKENDVALVPITLKDEWVKRLAGVTLDNVKMTVYKGIEKCFAKEGKLLFTHVGISGPTVLNMSSEVGELLNTGEGADYAEKADVTIKLDLFPNLDQSALKQKLQTILTEQSNKKIKNTLSMLVKPAMVEPILMLSVIDGETFNHSVKTAERKTLVSLLKAVILNVDGLLGKDKAAVSSGGVILSEVDFKTMQSRILPQLYLVGDVLNINRPSGGYSLQLCWTTGYVAGNSC; this is encoded by the coding sequence ATGAAATCTAATGAACCAATTGATGTAGTAGTAATCGGCGGAGGGCCGGCTGGTATGATGGCGGCTGGGCGAGCTGCCGAAAAAGACAAAAGCGTTTTACTGTTAGAAAAAAACCAAACTCTTGGCAAAAAACTTTTAATTACAGGCGGTGGCAGGTGCAACGTAACCAACAACAAGCCCAATATCCGCGAAATATTAGCTAAATATAAAGAAAGCGATAAATTTTTGTTTTCGGCGTTTTCTCAATTTGGCGTAACCGAAACAATAGTTTTTTTTGGTAAAAAAGGTATGCAGATGAAAGAAGAAAACGAAGGCAGAATGTTTCCGGTTTCTAACAAAGCTGAAACTGTTTTAAATGTTTTAGTTAAATATATAAAAAATGCAGGAGTAAAAGTTAAAACTAATTCCGCAGTTACAAAAATAAGTTTTGATCAAAATTTAAAACAATTTTCTATAACCCTTGCCGATAAATCTATAATCCACGCCCACAAATGCATTGTGGCAACTGGCGGAACATCTCGCCCAGAAACAGGTTCTACCGGCGAAGGTTTTAAATGGCTTAAAGATTTGGGGCACACTGTAAAAGAAAACGATGTAGCGCTTGTACCAATTACACTTAAAGACGAATGGGTAAAAAGATTAGCCGGTGTAACTTTGGATAACGTAAAAATGACTGTATATAAAGGAATAGAGAAATGTTTTGCAAAAGAAGGCAAACTTTTGTTTACACACGTTGGCATAAGCGGGCCAACTGTTTTAAATATGAGTAGCGAAGTTGGCGAACTTTTAAACACAGGCGAAGGTGCCGATTACGCCGAAAAAGCGGATGTAACCATAAAACTCGATTTATTCCCAAACCTAGACCAATCTGCTTTAAAACAAAAACTCCAAACCATTTTAACCGAACAAAGCAATAAAAAAATTAAAAACACACTTTCTATGCTGGTTAAACCAGCCATGGTAGAACCTATCCTTATGCTTTCCGTCATAGACGGCGAGACATTTAACCACAGTGTAAAAACAGCCGAACGCAAAACACTTGTTTCGCTTTTAAAAGCTGTTATTTTAAATGTAGATGGATTATTAGGCAAAGATAAAGCGGCGGTTTCTAGTGGTGGAGTAATATTAAGCGAGGTTGATTTTAAAACGATGCAATCGCGCATATTGCCCCAGCTTTATTTGGTGGGCGATGTATTAAACATAAACCGCCCCTCCGGCGGCTACAGCCTCCAGCTTTGCTGGACAACTGGCTATGTGGCGGGGAATAGTTGTTAA
- a CDS encoding DUF192 domain-containing protein gives MQNVKHPVFNIVNTNLTATVKNTIKQSVPYVQINDTKISVEIVETPAEVQKGLSGRTSLDASNGMLFIFSKADYYNFWMPDMYFPIDIIWINNNQIVDISHNVSNKFDPANPKFYLPIKKANYILEVNAGFSKKNNIKIGNTIFLNNVK, from the coding sequence GTGCAAAATGTTAAACATCCAGTGTTTAACATAGTTAATACAAATCTTACGGCCACAGTTAAAAATACAATTAAGCAAAGTGTCCCTTATGTTCAAATAAATGATACAAAAATTTCTGTAGAAATTGTCGAAACTCCAGCCGAAGTTCAAAAGGGTTTGTCGGGGCGTACTAGTCTGGATGCATCAAACGGAATGTTGTTTATATTCTCTAAGGCCGATTATTATAACTTTTGGATGCCAGATATGTATTTCCCTATAGATATTATTTGGATAAACAACAATCAAATAGTAGATATTAGCCACAATGTTTCTAATAAGTTTGATCCGGCGAACCCAAAATTTTACTTGCCCATTAAAAAAGCCAACTATATTTTAGAAGTTAACGCAGGGTTTAGCAAAAAGAACAATATTAAAATAGGTAATACCATTTTTTTGAATAATGTTAAATAG
- a CDS encoding efflux RND transporter permease subunit — protein sequence MFNKIISWSLGNKIFVLLIAGFMTVIGIWSVATMKVDILPDINKPTVTIFAENPGMASEEIEKLVLNPIESVIAGAPGIERLTGNASYSQATVNIEFAWGSDILRNRQIVQERLTQAVLPQGVKPILGPSTSLLGEIMWVGINSSDSNITPMELRTLADWTIRPALQKTPGIASVLVMGGDVREWQININAERMRRYEIMFDDIRKSIENTLTNRSGGLVTQDEKEYSIRILTAPTEISNLQEVAIGRSMTGSRPIRIGDIASVIEGASPIRGSGGIDGKPGVILRVIRQPDAQTINVTDAINTTFESLSISLPKGVELHSDLFRQEKFISAGLDNVKDALRDGTLLVVLILIIFLMNARTTAITLTAIPLSILATAIVFKYFGFSVNVMTLGGIAVAVGELVDDAIVDVENIFHRLRVWVSGGKKENREDIVLQASQEVRNSIVYATILVAVVFFPIFLMPGIEGRLIIALGSAYLVSLVASMVVSLTVTPVLSALLLNDKALAGHEKETKIVQKIKERITPWIYWCIKNVKSMGGAIIIVLLLTVGMYFFAGKEGIPPFNEGSMVAMIFLPPGTALSTTNEYVTKLENALLKVEGIRQVSHIAGRAPADPHGGSANSSELQIAIKTGSEKEYKRIFSNVQAILDKFGSADFSLGQPITHRVEMLISGVRAPIVVKVFGDDPANMERAAKQVVAELKKQKGISNARIQQNTVVPEFRIYVDQNRLAEYGLSPGSVASDIEMGLMGDKLGQVRLGAASVNVVSYFDAESKGSMESIRDLSLPFKGAESLGSIGDVRIEGGRNSLDHEGGKRVLVVSANYQGSDVVGAVDKAKTAIESQKLPVGTTLSFEGNYKSQKESSQRLALVFIVGIIMIFGVLYHAFRSIPIALLIMTNIPTVLIGGMVGIWLTGGSVNLAHMVGFISLAGIVSRNGIMLIGRSLTLVQKEGLPFAPETIVKATLDRVVPVLMTSLVTALALVPILISGHDPGKEMLHPLAVVIFGGLVSSTIISLFLTPALFYRFGKKAATQQYKRYESSGF from the coding sequence ATGTTTAATAAAATAATTTCATGGTCGTTAGGCAATAAAATTTTTGTGCTTCTTATTGCTGGATTTATGACAGTAATAGGTATTTGGAGTGTCGCCACAATGAAAGTAGATATTCTTCCAGATATAAATAAACCTACAGTTACAATTTTTGCAGAAAACCCTGGCATGGCTTCGGAAGAAATAGAAAAGTTGGTCCTTAACCCGATTGAATCAGTTATAGCTGGCGCTCCGGGCATTGAGAGATTAACAGGGAATGCATCGTATTCTCAAGCGACTGTTAATATTGAATTTGCTTGGGGAAGCGATATTTTGCGTAACAGACAAATAGTGCAAGAACGCTTAACACAAGCTGTGTTACCGCAAGGCGTAAAACCTATACTTGGTCCATCGACTTCTCTTTTAGGAGAAATAATGTGGGTAGGAATCAATTCTTCTGATTCAAATATAACCCCAATGGAACTTCGAACACTTGCGGATTGGACAATTCGTCCAGCGCTTCAAAAAACACCAGGTATAGCCAGCGTGCTTGTTATGGGTGGAGATGTTCGCGAATGGCAAATAAATATTAACGCCGAACGTATGCGGCGTTATGAAATAATGTTCGACGATATTCGCAAAAGCATAGAAAATACTTTAACAAACAGAAGTGGCGGTTTAGTTACGCAAGACGAAAAAGAATATTCCATACGCATTCTTACTGCTCCTACTGAAATTTCAAATTTACAAGAAGTAGCTATTGGCCGCAGTATGACAGGATCAAGACCTATTCGTATTGGAGATATTGCCTCTGTAATTGAAGGCGCTAGCCCTATCCGTGGTAGCGGTGGCATCGATGGCAAACCAGGCGTTATTTTGCGAGTTATTAGACAACCCGACGCACAAACAATAAATGTTACAGATGCCATAAACACAACATTTGAATCGTTATCAATTAGTCTCCCAAAAGGTGTTGAATTGCATTCAGATCTTTTTAGACAAGAAAAATTTATTAGCGCAGGTTTAGATAATGTTAAAGATGCGCTTAGAGACGGTACGTTGCTGGTTGTACTTATTCTCATTATTTTCTTAATGAATGCCAGAACAACAGCTATCACTCTTACAGCAATTCCTTTATCTATTCTTGCTACAGCCATAGTGTTTAAATATTTTGGTTTTTCGGTAAATGTTATGACGCTGGGTGGTATCGCAGTCGCTGTGGGCGAACTTGTTGATGACGCTATTGTTGATGTGGAAAATATTTTTCATCGACTGCGTGTTTGGGTATCGGGCGGTAAAAAAGAAAATCGTGAAGATATTGTTTTACAAGCTTCACAAGAAGTTAGAAATTCAATTGTTTACGCAACCATTCTTGTAGCTGTTGTATTCTTTCCAATATTCCTAATGCCGGGCATAGAAGGCAGGCTCATTATTGCTCTTGGTTCTGCCTATCTTGTTTCTCTTGTGGCATCTATGGTGGTATCGCTTACAGTGACTCCGGTTTTATCTGCTCTTTTGCTTAACGATAAAGCTCTAGCAGGGCACGAAAAAGAAACAAAAATAGTTCAAAAAATTAAAGAACGTATAACTCCATGGATATATTGGTGTATTAAGAATGTAAAAAGTATGGGTGGCGCAATAATTATTGTTTTGCTTCTTACTGTGGGTATGTATTTTTTTGCTGGCAAAGAAGGAATTCCTCCTTTTAATGAAGGCTCTATGGTGGCAATGATTTTTTTACCGCCAGGCACCGCTCTTTCTACAACAAATGAATATGTTACAAAACTTGAGAACGCACTTCTTAAGGTAGAAGGTATTCGCCAAGTTAGTCATATTGCTGGTCGTGCTCCGGCAGACCCTCATGGCGGAAGTGCTAATTCTAGCGAACTACAAATAGCTATTAAAACTGGTTCTGAAAAAGAATACAAAAGAATTTTTAGTAATGTTCAAGCAATACTAGATAAATTCGGCAGTGCAGATTTTAGTTTAGGGCAACCCATAACCCACCGAGTAGAAATGTTAATTTCTGGTGTGCGTGCGCCAATCGTTGTAAAAGTTTTTGGCGATGATCCTGCAAATATGGAACGCGCCGCTAAACAAGTTGTGGCCGAATTAAAAAAACAAAAAGGAATTTCGAATGCGCGTATTCAACAAAATACAGTTGTTCCAGAATTTCGAATTTATGTTGATCAAAACCGTCTAGCAGAATATGGTCTTTCTCCTGGTTCGGTTGCCAGCGATATTGAAATGGGATTAATGGGCGATAAGCTTGGCCAAGTTCGTCTTGGGGCTGCGTCTGTAAATGTTGTGTCGTATTTTGACGCAGAATCTAAAGGCTCTATGGAATCTATCCGCGATTTGTCTCTTCCTTTTAAAGGAGCGGAATCGTTGGGAAGTATAGGTGATGTTCGAATTGAAGGCGGTCGAAATAGTTTAGATCATGAAGGCGGTAAAAGAGTTCTTGTGGTTTCTGCAAATTATCAAGGTTCCGATGTGGTGGGAGCGGTTGATAAAGCAAAAACCGCAATTGAATCACAAAAACTTCCTGTGGGCACCACACTTTCTTTTGAAGGAAATTATAAAAGCCAAAAAGAAAGTTCACAAAGGTTAGCCTTGGTATTTATTGTTGGCATTATAATGATTTTTGGCGTGCTATATCACGCCTTTAGATCAATACCAATTGCGCTTTTGATTATGACCAATATTCCAACGGTTTTAATTGGCGGAATGGTTGGAATTTGGCTTACAGGTGGATCGGTGAATCTTGCGCATATGGTTGGGTTTATTTCGCTAGCAGGAATTGTTTCTAGAAACGGAATAATGCTTATAGGACGTAGCTTAACTTTGGTGCAAAAAGAAGGTCTACCTTTTGCGCCCGAAACAATTGTAAAAGCAACACTAGACAGAGTTGTGCCAGTTTTAATGACATCGTTAGTAACAGCTTTAGCTCTTGTGCCAATTTTAATTTCTGGGCACGATCCAGGCAAAGAAATGCTTCATCCGCTAGCGGTAGTAATATTTGGGGGGCTTGTATCTTCTACTATTATTTCGCTTTTTCTAACCCCTGCCTTGTTTTATCGCTTTGGCAAAAAAGCTGCAACACAACAGTATAAAAGATATGAATCATCAGGATTCTAA